The following DNA comes from Paenibacillus crassostreae.
TAAAATATAAGATATAAAGTATAAGTTTTACGCTATACTTTATATCTTATATTTCTCGCTTAAACACTTACCGTCCTTATAAGGACGCCGAAGGCGTTTATACTTGGATTAATACGATGGTATAAATATTTAATGCGATTAATAATGAATTAAGGAGGTTGGCACATCAATGAATAAATTCCAGGCATTTATGATCCATAAAGATGAGCAAGGTTTTCGTAACGCAATTGAGACTATAAATATAGAACAGCTACCAGTAGGTGATGTCCTTGTACAGGTAGATTACTCAAGTGTGAATTACAAGGATGGGTTAGCAAATTCACCTGAAGGGAGAATCGTTAGCTCATATCCGTTTATTCCTGGTATTGATTTAGCGGGAACCGTTATAGAATCAAATCACCCTCGTTTCGATGAAGGAGATGCAGTTCTATGTACAGGTTATGAACTTGGCGTATCCCATTTTGGAGGATATAGTGAATTTGCAAGGGTACGTGGTGATTGGTTGGTCCCCCTTCCCAAGGGACTGAATTTCAAAGAAGCGATGAGCATCGGTACAGCTGGATTTACAGCTGCTTTATCCGTGGATCGACTCATCCTGAATGGACTAAGTCCTGATAAAGGACCTGTTCTTGTAACAGGAGCAACGGGTGGCGTAGGTAGTGTAGCTGTATGTATTTTGGCACAACTTGGATTTGACGTAGTGGCTAGTACAGGGAAGCTTGCAACACAAAGTGAATGGCTCCATCAATTAGGTGCGACATCAGTAGTTAGTCGAGATGAAGTGCTAGTACCAGCTAAGGGAGTTCTTGCGAAAGAGCGTTGGGCGGGTGTGGTTGATCCTGTAGGCGGACCTCAACTTACGGAACTACTTAAGTCAGTTCAATATGGTGGCGGTGTTGCATTATCCGGTCTAGCGGGTGGTTCGAAATTTGACAATACGGTTTATCCATTTATATTACGAGGTGTACAATTACTAGGAATTGATTCTGTATATTGTCCGATGAAACATAGACAAGCTGTTTGGAGTAAACTAGCTGAAGCTTGGAAACCACATAAATTATTACAGGCTGGTATAACGGAAATTTCATTACATGAATTATCTAGTGTTCTAGAATTAATATTGCAGGGTGATGCTGTTGGGCGCACTGTGGTAAAATTAAGATAGTATATAGATTATCATGGTTCATATCGATGTGAAAATAACAGGGTGTAGAAGGCTGGGTACAGCATCTGCACTCTGTTTTTATTATCTTTTTGACAGAAGGTTATTCATAGTTTTGTTATACAGAATCAATTTCATAATTACGCAAAATGCTATAAATGTAGCTATATATAGACGGAATGAAACATTCCGATCAATATATAATCCACATTCAAGCTGGATATGCGATTATGAAATTGATTCCCATGAATGGTTACTTTATAACATGAAACTATGAATGAAAAATAAACTATCCATAAATTTGGAACATTTTGAGTCTATTTAACGTTTAAGTGGTAATAAGCAAATAAGGAATATGATGAGTTAGAACCCGATGTTAGTTATGGGGGAATATTTGGAAGAGGAGAGAACCACGTGAAAAAACTACTAACCGCACTTTCAATTGTCAGCATATTAAGCGTTACTTCGATTGCAAGTGCCGCTGAACCAATCCAAATTTATGTGAATAACGATAAAATTCAGACTAATGTGGCTCCTATTATTAAACAAGGTAGAGTACTGGTTCCTATTCGAGTTGTATCCGAGGCATTAGGTGCAAAAGTAGCTTGGGATCAAAAGGCTAACACAGTAACGATACGCAAATGGGCTGAAAGTCTCATCCTTACAGTGGGTAAGAATATCGCATCTATTGATGGTAAACCTGATTATTCCGGTGAAATTTCAATAGATGTTTCGGTGCATTTAGAGAATAATCGTCTATATGTACCATTACGCTTTCTATCAGAGCATTATGGGTATGGTATTGATTGGGATAGTCAATCGGTTACGATTAAGTCACCCTTAAGTGATAAAGAACGAAAAACTCTATATGAAGGTACGTTGCAACAATCACGAGAGTTAGCGATGGATCTAAT
Coding sequences within:
- a CDS encoding copper amine oxidase N-terminal domain-containing protein, with amino-acid sequence MKKLLTALSIVSILSVTSIASAAEPIQIYVNNDKIQTNVAPIIKQGRVLVPIRVVSEALGAKVAWDQKANTVTIRKWAESLILTVGKNIASIDGKPDYSGEISIDVSVHLENNRLYVPLRFLSEHYGYGIDWDSQSVTIKSPLSDKERKTLYEGTLQQSRELAMDLIDLSIVHYEQSPLDVTFDEEDHSSTFLFPEGESLRFYVLKGDTVLLYEFKDDFPIVTWQAHIQKGDMLQNFLDYKVFDKKGTAATINKKMLYYNFGYSGDSSTEISRSIDVDKKFTLLGFEHRVGGEVTNKEGNISLELPNETRKEVMK
- a CDS encoding acryloyl-CoA reductase; this translates as MNKFQAFMIHKDEQGFRNAIETINIEQLPVGDVLVQVDYSSVNYKDGLANSPEGRIVSSYPFIPGIDLAGTVIESNHPRFDEGDAVLCTGYELGVSHFGGYSEFARVRGDWLVPLPKGLNFKEAMSIGTAGFTAALSVDRLILNGLSPDKGPVLVTGATGGVGSVAVCILAQLGFDVVASTGKLATQSEWLHQLGATSVVSRDEVLVPAKGVLAKERWAGVVDPVGGPQLTELLKSVQYGGGVALSGLAGGSKFDNTVYPFILRGVQLLGIDSVYCPMKHRQAVWSKLAEAWKPHKLLQAGITEISLHELSSVLELILQGDAVGRTVVKLR